In Bacillota bacterium, the genomic stretch TGGTGGTCGCGAGGTTCAACGAGTTCGTCACGGGGCGGCTGCTTGCGGGAGCGATGGACGCCCTGACCCGGCATGGCGCTTCGGAGAGCGACGTCGACGTGGCCTGGGTGCCCGGTTCCCTGGAGCTGGGGCCCGTCGCGCGCCGGATGGTACAGAGCGGCCGCTACGACGCGGTGGTCTGCCTCGGGGCGGTCATCCGGGGCGCCACCCCGCACTTCGACTACGTGGCCTCGCAGACGGCCCGGGCGGTCGCCGAGCTTGCCATGCGGGGCGACGTGCCGGTGATCTTCGGCGTGCTCACCGCCGAAACGCTGGAGCAGGCCATCGAGCGGGCCGGCACCAAGATGGGCAACCGGGGCTTCGACGCTGCGGTGGCCGCCATCGAAATGGCCAACCTCTACCGGCGCCTGCCGCCTGCTGCCGGAGCCAGCGCGTCCACGAGCTGAGGGACGGCCTCCAGGCTCTCGAAGGAGTAGTAGACGACCCCGGCCGCTCCGGCTCGCAGGGCGGCCTGCACCTGGGCGCGCAGCCGGTCAGGGCGTGCGCCCAGCAGGTACGTCCCGATGCCGGCGTAGACAGGCACGCCGCGGGCAAGCCCGTGGGCCTGCGTCACCCACCCGGCGAGCACCGAGTCGGAGGGCGTGTAGCTCATCAGGACCACGCCGGACAGAAGCCCCCTGTCCAGCCACACGGTCCACTCCTGGAGGGCCTCCTCGTAGGCGCGCCGGGGATCGGGCAGCACCGCGGCGGTGAGCTTGACGTGGGGCGCCTCGCTCTTCAGGCCTGAGGCGATACGCTCGACCAGGGCCGTCACCTGGCTCGCCCGGAACAGGTTCCAGGCGGCCCGCTCCTCTGCGGAAGACGGCTGCCGCAAAGCCACACCTG encodes the following:
- the ribH gene encoding 6,7-dimethyl-8-ribityllumazine synthase, with the translated sequence MATYQGDLNAAGLRFALVVARFNEFVTGRLLAGAMDALTRHGASESDVDVAWVPGSLELGPVARRMVQSGRYDAVVCLGAVIRGATPHFDYVASQTARAVAELAMRGDVPVIFGVLTAETLEQAIERAGTKMGNRGFDAAVAAIEMANLYRRLPPAAGASASTS